One region of Natronobacterium texcoconense genomic DNA includes:
- the mvk gene encoding mevalonate kinase, giving the protein MAVSSAPGKVYLFGEHAVVYGEPAVPCAIELRARVGVEKRDDSKLRVHAEDLSLDGFTVEYGGPTDGHPDIDASESLVSAAMGYVDGAIEQVRDVTGEDDVGFDVTIESDIPLGAGIGSSAAVVVAAIDAAARELGVTLETDELAERAYRTEYEVQDGQASRADTFCSATGGAVRVEGDDCRPIEAPDLPIVIGFDGGAGDTGELVAGVRNLREEYEFAADTVETIGDVVRQGEEVLADGDVAEIGRLMNFNHGLLSALGVSSRSLDTMVWSARDAGAYGAKLTGAGGGGCIVALDPTDETETALSFTPGCEKAFRAELADEGVKQLE; this is encoded by the coding sequence ATGGCAGTTTCGAGTGCCCCCGGCAAGGTCTATCTCTTCGGGGAACATGCAGTGGTCTACGGCGAACCTGCCGTCCCGTGTGCTATCGAGTTACGGGCGCGGGTCGGCGTCGAGAAGCGCGACGACAGCAAGCTCCGGGTCCACGCCGAGGATCTCAGTCTCGACGGCTTCACGGTCGAGTACGGCGGGCCGACGGACGGACACCCGGACATCGATGCCTCCGAATCGCTGGTCAGCGCGGCGATGGGGTACGTCGACGGTGCGATCGAACAGGTCCGGGACGTAACGGGCGAGGACGACGTCGGATTCGACGTGACCATCGAGAGCGACATTCCGCTCGGTGCCGGGATCGGCTCCTCGGCAGCGGTCGTCGTCGCCGCTATCGACGCTGCTGCCAGGGAGCTCGGCGTCACGCTCGAGACGGACGAACTCGCGGAACGAGCCTACCGGACCGAGTACGAAGTTCAGGACGGGCAGGCGTCCCGCGCGGACACGTTCTGTTCGGCGACTGGCGGTGCGGTCAGGGTCGAGGGCGACGACTGTCGACCGATCGAGGCTCCTGATCTGCCGATCGTGATCGGGTTCGACGGTGGTGCGGGCGACACCGGCGAACTCGTCGCTGGCGTGCGAAACCTGCGGGAAGAGTACGAGTTCGCGGCCGATACCGTCGAGACGATCGGCGACGTGGTCCGGCAGGGCGAGGAGGTTCTCGCCGACGGCGACGTCGCGGAGATCGGCCGCCTGATGAACTTCAACCACGGATTGTTGTCGGCACTGGGCGTCTCATCGCGGTCGCTCGATACGATGGTCTGGTCGGCCCGTGACGCCGGTGCCTACGGCGCGAAGCTGACGGGTGCCGGCGGCGGTGGCTGTATCGTCGCGCTCGACCCGACCGACGAGACCGAGACGGCGCTGTCGTTCACGCCGGGCTGTGAGAAGGCGTTCCGGGCCGAACTCGCCGACGAGGGGGTGAAGCAACTCGAATGA
- a CDS encoding thiamine-phosphate synthase family protein encodes MSLVLPSELVVDRFLPTVRAMIARRLADRGMTQQEIATELGVTQAAVSKYLSGDGGGDDRFRNHSETVATVDRIADGLASDEMDGYDALAELLALVRSLEDRGPICEIHEEEMPELEGLGCDLCVRGLDPDVRVERDVLANVRTAARTLASIPRMTDYVPNVGTNVGMALPDAENVTDVAAVPGRIYAMGGRIEIPANPEFGASQHVATAVLAANAVDPDVRGAINVATDDRLLERAAELGFEPLEFDADYDDRGRHLRERFADHGGVPPVAYHQGAFGIEPVTYVFGRTAQEAAELLEGLVTAAGIDDVRLEPDEYPIRDPERENSD; translated from the coding sequence ATGTCTCTGGTCTTGCCGAGCGAACTCGTCGTCGATCGGTTTCTCCCGACGGTGCGTGCGATGATCGCGCGGCGCCTCGCCGATCGCGGTATGACCCAACAGGAGATCGCGACCGAACTCGGCGTCACCCAGGCCGCCGTCAGCAAGTACCTGAGCGGCGACGGCGGCGGAGACGACCGGTTTCGCAACCACTCCGAAACGGTCGCGACCGTCGACCGGATCGCCGACGGCCTCGCGAGCGACGAGATGGACGGCTACGACGCGCTCGCGGAACTACTCGCACTCGTCCGCAGCCTCGAGGACCGTGGCCCAATCTGTGAGATTCACGAAGAAGAGATGCCCGAACTCGAGGGACTGGGCTGTGATCTCTGCGTCCGGGGCCTCGACCCCGACGTCAGAGTCGAGCGCGACGTCCTCGCGAACGTCCGGACCGCCGCGCGGACGCTCGCGTCGATCCCCCGGATGACCGACTACGTCCCCAACGTCGGCACCAACGTCGGGATGGCACTGCCCGACGCCGAGAACGTGACCGACGTCGCTGCCGTCCCCGGACGCATCTACGCCATGGGCGGACGGATCGAAATCCCGGCAAACCCCGAATTCGGCGCGTCACAGCACGTTGCAACCGCCGTCCTCGCCGCCAACGCCGTCGATCCGGACGTACGAGGCGCGATCAACGTCGCAACCGACGACCGACTTCTCGAGCGAGCAGCCGAACTCGGGTTCGAACCGCTCGAGTTCGACGCCGACTACGACGACCGCGGTCGGCACCTCCGGGAGCGGTTCGCCGACCACGGCGGAGTCCCGCCCGTCGCCTACCACCAGGGTGCGTTCGGCATCGAGCCCGTCACCTACGTCTTCGGGCGGACGGCACAGGAGGCAGCCGAACTACTCGAGGGACTGGTCACTGCAGCCGGTATCGACGACGTCCGGCTAGAACCCGACGAGTATCCGATACGGGATCCCGAGCGCGAAAATAGCGATTAG
- the rpsB gene encoding 30S ribosomal protein S2, with amino-acid sequence MTDDNASQEGLDAAEEEIDEEPAEGTGPAADQDDVEPAEQTADAEADEADAEAEEPEEEAGPALDDDVMSDEEADLLIPVEDYLGAGVHIGTQQKTKDMERFIHRVRTDGLYVLDVSKTDGRIRTAADFLANYSPEQILVTSSRQYGRFPAEKFAEAVGARARTGRFIPGTLTNPKYDGYIEPDVVVVTDPIGDAQAVKEAITVGIPVIAMCDSNNQVSNVDLVVPTNNKGRKALSVVYWLLANEVLDRRGAEPSYSLEDFESGV; translated from the coding sequence GCTCGACGCCGCCGAAGAAGAGATCGACGAGGAGCCGGCCGAAGGAACCGGCCCCGCCGCCGATCAGGACGACGTCGAGCCAGCGGAACAGACCGCCGACGCCGAGGCCGACGAGGCCGACGCCGAGGCAGAAGAACCCGAGGAAGAGGCAGGCCCGGCCCTCGACGACGACGTGATGTCCGACGAGGAAGCCGACCTGCTGATCCCCGTCGAGGACTACCTCGGCGCCGGTGTCCACATCGGGACCCAGCAGAAGACCAAGGACATGGAGCGGTTCATCCACCGCGTCCGAACCGACGGTCTCTACGTACTGGACGTCTCGAAGACCGACGGCCGCATCCGTACGGCCGCGGACTTCCTCGCCAACTACTCCCCCGAACAGATCCTGGTCACCTCGAGTCGCCAGTACGGTCGCTTCCCGGCCGAGAAGTTCGCGGAAGCGGTCGGCGCTCGAGCACGCACGGGTCGATTCATCCCGGGCACGCTGACGAACCCCAAGTACGACGGCTACATCGAACCCGACGTGGTCGTCGTCACGGACCCGATCGGCGACGCCCAGGCCGTCAAGGAGGCCATCACGGTGGGTATCCCGGTTATCGCGATGTGTGACTCGAACAACCAGGTCAGCAACGTCGACCTGGTCGTCCCGACCAACAACAAGGGTCGCAAGGCCCTCTCGGTCGTTTACTGGCTGCTCGCAAACGAGGTCCTCGACCGCCGCGGTGCCGAGCCGTCCTACTCGCTCGAGGACTTCGAGAGCGGCGTCTAA